The Miscanthus floridulus cultivar M001 chromosome 7, ASM1932011v1, whole genome shotgun sequence genome includes a region encoding these proteins:
- the LOC136468035 gene encoding silicon efflux transporter LSI3-like: protein MAMEPVLKVALGSVAFAVFWVLAVFPAVPFLPIGRTAGSLLGAMLMVLLGVMSADEAYAAVDLPILGLLFGTMVVSVYLERADMFRHLGRLLSWRSQGGRDLLVRTCAVSALSSALFTNDTCCVVLTEFILKIARQNNLPPRPFLLALASSANIGSAATPIGNPQNLVIAVQSGISFGQFVFGILPATLVGSVVNAAVLLALYWNQLDGGCKPAGGRGTEEVVAVPTEVVEEEDVTSHRFSPATMSHLLRRGSQQQGAAGYDEAVPVVVHQDPVKPANGVHHRRNGTTTATGAAAVVNGKDPVNPLHEDADADDWNSKAWKTCVYVITLGMLVALLLGLNMSWSAITAALALIVLDFKDARPCLEKVSYPLLLFFCGMFITVDGFNKTGIPSAFWESMEPYARIDTPTGTAVLAAVILLLSNVASNVPTVLLLGARVAASAAAISPAAETNAWLILAWTSTVAGNLSLLGSAANLIVCEQARRSQQFGYTLPFFSHLQFGFPATLVVTGIGLLLIRTY, encoded by the exons ATGGCCATGGAGCCCGTGCTGAAGGTGGCGCTAGGCTCGGTGGCGTTCGCCGTCTTCTGGGTCCTGGCGGTGTTCCCGGCGGTGCCGTTCCTGCCCATCGGCCGCACGGCGGGCTCCCTTCTGGGCGCCATGCTGATGGTGCTGCTGGGCGTGATGAGCGCCGACGAGGCGTACGCCGCGGTGGACCTGCCCATCCTGGGCCTGCTGTTCGGCACCATGGTGGTGAGCGTGTACCTGGAGCGCGCCGACATGTTCCGTCACCTGGGCCGCCTGCTCTCGTGGCGGAGCCAGGGCGGGCGCGACCTGCTGGTGCGCACCTGCGCCGTGTCGGCGCTGTCCTCGGCGCTCTTCACCAACGACACCTGCTGCGTGGTGCTCACGGAGTTCATCCTCAAGATCGCGCGGCAGAACAACCTGCCGCCGCGGCCCTTCCTGCTGGCGCTGGCGTCCAGCGCCAACATCGGCTCCGCCGCCACGCCCATCGGGAACCCGCAGAACCTGGTGATCGCGGTGCAGAGCGGCATCTCGTTCGGGCAGTTCGTGTTCGGCATCCTCCCGGCCACGCTCGTCGGCTCCGTCGTGAATGCGGCCGTCCTGCTGGCGCTGTACTGGAACCAGCTGGACGGTGGGTGCAAGCCCGCTGGTGGACGTGGAACGGAGGAGGTGGTCGCCGTGCCTACCGAGgtcgtggaggaggaggacgtcaCGTCGCACCGGTTCTCGCCCGCCACCATGTCGCACCTCCTCCGCCGCGGCTCCCAGCAGCAGGGGGCCGCGGGCTACGACGAGGCGGTGCCGGTGGTGGTGCATCAAGACCCTGTCAAGCCGGCCAACGGCGTCCACCACAGAAGGAACGGTACCACGACCGCAACAGGAGCCGCAGCGGTGGTGAACGGCAAGGACCCCGTCAATCCCTTGCACgaagacgccgacgccgacgactGGAACAGCAAGGCGTGGAAGACGTGCGTGTACGTGATCACGCTGGGCATGCTGGTGGCGCTGCTGCTGGGTCTCAACATGTCGTGGAGCGCCATCACCGCCGCGCTGGCGCTCATCGTGCTCGACTTCAAGGACGCCCGCCCCTGCCTGGAGAAGGTGTCGTACCCGCTGCTGCTCTTCTTCTGCGGGATGTTCATCACCGTGGACGGCTTCAACAAGACGGGCATCCCCAGCGCGTTCTGGGAGTCCATGGAGCCGTACGCGCGGATCGACACGCCCACAGGGACGGCCGTGCTCGCCGCCGTCATCCTCCTGCTGTCCAACGTCGCGTCCAACGTCCCGACGG TCCTGCTTCTGGGCGCGCGCgtggcggcgtcggcggcggccatcTCCCCCGCCGCGGAGACCAACGCCTGGCTCATCCTGGCCTGGACGAGCACGGTGGCCGGCAACCTCTCCCTGCTGGGCTCCGCCGCCAACCTGATCGTGTGCGAGCAGGCGCGCCGCTCGCAGCAGTTCGGCTACACGCTCCCCTTCTTCAGCCACCTCCAGTTCGGCTTCCCGGCGACGCTCGTCGTCACCGGCATCGGCCTGCTGCTCATCAGAACCTACTGA